The Gemmatimonadota bacterium nucleotide sequence ATGGGGCAGCGGCGCCTGAGCATGCGCGCCGGACTGGTGGAGACGGAATACAAGTTGCGCCAGGCCGAGCGGGAGTACGCGCGCCAGGACGAGATGTTCAAGGCGGACCTGACCTCGCGCCAGGAATACGACGAGGCCAAGGACAACCTGGAGTACCTGACAGCCAGGCGGGACGTGACCGTCGAGACCTTGCACCAGGATTCGCTCTTCCAGACGATCCAGATTCGGCAGCTGGAGGAATCGATCGACCGGCTGCGCCTGAACCTGGAACTCATCAAGCAGAACGAGGAGAACCTGACCATACGTGCGCCGATCACGGGACTGCTCTCCTCGCTCATCGCCGAGGTGGGCGAGTCCAAGCCCGGCGGCGACCGGCTGGGGCAGGTCGACGTGGAGGACGAGTTCAAGGTGCGCGCGGCCATCGACGAGCATTACATCGCCCGCATCCGGTCCGGGCAGGCCGGTTCCTTCGATTTCGCGGGAGGGACCTACGACCTGGTGATCAGCCGGGTGTATCCCGAGGTGATCGAAGGGCAGTTCGAGGCGGACATGGAGTTCCCCGAAGGCATGCCCGAGGGGCTTCGCCGCGGCCAGACGCTGCAGGTGCGGATCGCGCTGGGCGAACTGGTCGACGCCATGCAGGTGCCCCGGGGCGGTTTCTACCAGAAGACGGGCGGGCGCTGGATCTACGTGCTGGATCCCACGGGCGAGGTCGCCGTGCGTCGGGATATACGGCTTGGACGGCAGAACAGCCAGTACTTCGAGGTCCTCGAAGGGCTCGAAGAGGGCGAAACGGTCATCACCTCCATGTACGACAACTTCGGCGACATGGAAAGACTGGTCTTGCAGTAATCATC carries:
- a CDS encoding HlyD family efflux transporter periplasmic adaptor subunit, whose product is MSDKRQNGEESKGLVGMFTAERQREQDNTMDRRIEKKRFTPRRITIGGLAAAVIAFGVYVLLSVNPSSLNVDAEKLTLAPVTYGPFLEYIVEQGEVMPLTTIYLDAVEGGRVEEVYVEQGTHVEEGTPILRLSNANLQLSVMQREAELFREVNRLRETRVTMGQRRLSMRAGLVETEYKLRQAEREYARQDEMFKADLTSRQEYDEAKDNLEYLTARRDVTVETLHQDSLFQTIQIRQLEESIDRLRLNLELIKQNEENLTIRAPITGLLSSLIAEVGESKPGGDRLGQVDVEDEFKVRAAIDEHYIARIRSGQAGSFDFAGGTYDLVISRVYPEVIEGQFEADMEFPEGMPEGLRRGQTLQVRIALGELVDAMQVPRGGFYQKTGGRWIYVLDPTGEVAVRRDIRLGRQNSQYFEVLEGLEEGETVITSMYDNFGDMERLVLQ